One window of the Thermodesulfobacteriota bacterium genome contains the following:
- a CDS encoding VWA domain-containing protein, giving the protein MFLDFFLLLKNDGLPVTINEYLTLLEALGREIAEYNVDDFYYLSRSVLIKHEQHIDRFDVLFGRYFRGIETIDNEQFMKIPEEWLRRGMERILTEEDMALIKAMGGLDKLMERLKELMNEQKKRHAGGSKWIGTGGTSPFGAYGYNPEGIRIGQTESRNRRAVKVWDKREFKNLDDSVELSTRNMKMALKKLRLLTREGREEELDLDKTIEKTSKNAGVLELEMIPSRKNNVKVLLFLDVGGSMDDHIEICAQLFSAAKYEFKHLEYFYFHNCLYESVWRDNARRWDERIPTFEVLHKYNSDYKVILVGDASMSPYELMYTNGSVEHNNDEAGVTWLTRLKNQYPHMVWLNPVPVDYWRYTQSIQMLREFMENRMYPLTLAGIQDAIKVLKTKSRTVQIN; this is encoded by the coding sequence ATGTTTTTAGACTTTTTCCTACTGCTGAAGAACGACGGCTTGCCGGTTACAATAAATGAATACCTAACCCTGCTCGAAGCCCTAGGGCGGGAAATAGCGGAATATAACGTAGATGACTTTTATTACCTAAGTCGTTCTGTCTTAATCAAACACGAACAGCATATAGATCGTTTCGATGTACTATTCGGAAGGTATTTCCGGGGAATAGAGACCATTGACAACGAGCAATTTATGAAGATCCCCGAAGAATGGCTTAGAAGGGGTATGGAGAGGATATTGACCGAGGAAGACATGGCATTGATCAAAGCAATGGGTGGGTTGGATAAATTGATGGAGCGTCTTAAGGAGCTTATGAACGAGCAGAAAAAGAGGCATGCAGGCGGGAGCAAATGGATTGGAACGGGTGGGACGTCTCCTTTTGGGGCTTATGGATATAACCCCGAAGGCATCAGAATCGGACAGACTGAAAGCAGGAACCGTCGTGCAGTGAAGGTTTGGGATAAAAGAGAGTTCAAAAACCTCGATGACAGCGTTGAGCTCAGTACGCGAAATATGAAGATGGCTCTAAAAAAATTGCGTTTACTCACACGGGAGGGCAGGGAAGAGGAGCTTGATCTGGATAAAACCATTGAAAAAACTTCTAAAAATGCAGGTGTGCTTGAATTGGAGATGATCCCATCCCGAAAGAACAATGTAAAGGTTTTATTATTTCTCGATGTCGGCGGTTCAATGGATGATCACATTGAGATTTGCGCACAGCTGTTCTCAGCAGCAAAATACGAATTCAAGCACCTGGAGTATTTCTATTTTCATAATTGTTTATATGAATCTGTCTGGAGAGATAATGCCAGGCGCTGGGATGAGAGAATCCCCACCTTTGAGGTTCTGCATAAATACAACAGTGATTATAAAGTCATTTTGGTAGGGGATGCATCCATGTCGCCATATGAGTTAATGTATACAAATGGAAGCGTTGAGCATAACAATGATGAGGCCGGCGTTACCTGGTTGACAAGGCTTAAAAATCAATATCCCCACATGGTCTGGCTAAACCCTGTCCCGGTGGACTATTGGAGATATACGCAATCTATTCAAATGCTAAGGGAGTTTATGGAGAACCGAATGTATCCTCTCACACTAGCCGGGATTCAGGATGCGATTAAGGTTTTGAAAACTAAATCCCGAACCGTCCAAATCAATTGA
- a CDS encoding HIT family protein, whose amino-acid sequence MKRNEPEYSLIFSEKCKFCKITKEELEAYRVFEDRISIGILDHRPLFPGHVLLMPKKHYITIADLPNDLIQAFFSNLQLVSKAVQQAMESQGTFIAMNNRVSQSIPHLHVHIVPRNKGDGLKGFFWPRQKYSSEEHKTEVQRIISQTISMLLDK is encoded by the coding sequence AAATGAACCAGAATATTCTCTCATATTTTCTGAAAAATGTAAGTTTTGTAAAATTACAAAGGAAGAGCTTGAGGCCTACAGGGTTTTTGAAGATAGAATCTCTATTGGTATCCTTGACCACAGACCCCTTTTCCCCGGACATGTTCTTCTCATGCCCAAAAAGCATTACATCACGATCGCTGACCTTCCAAATGATTTGATTCAAGCATTTTTTTCTAATCTACAGCTAGTCTCTAAAGCAGTTCAGCAAGCCATGGAATCTCAGGGTACATTCATAGCCATGAATAATCGTGTAAGCCAAAGCATCCCCCACCTTCACGTTCACATTGTTCCCCGAAATAAGGGTGACGGATTAAAAGGTTTTTTCTGGCCACGGCAAAAGTATTCGAGTGAGGAACATAAAACCGAGGTCCAAAGGATAATCTCACAGACTATATCTATGCTTTTGGATAAATAA
- a CDS encoding PhzF family phenazine biosynthesis protein, with amino-acid sequence MVLPIFQVNAFTDKLFSGNPAGVCILSEPKNDKWLQNVARELNFAETAFLLKQG; translated from the coding sequence ATGGTCTTGCCTATTTTTCAGGTTAATGCGTTTACAGACAAACTGTTCTCAGGAAATCCCGCAGGAGTCTGCATTTTATCTGAGCCCAAAAATGATAAGTGGTTGCAGAATGTTGCGAGAGAGTTAAATTTCGCAGAGACTGCATTTTTACTAAAGCAGGGTTAA
- a CDS encoding transposase, which produces MQYTLVMARPIRIEYPGAVYYITSRGNANRPIFKDEQDRKDFLELLGLLVDRFKWRCHAYCLMNNHYHLLIETPKGNLSQGMRQLNGIYTQNFNRRHRRAGHVFQGRFKGILIDKKNYLLDLATHVVVNPVRLRVVKSPGNYKWSSYKATAGIVNAPSFLTNEWILSQFGKQLKTAHEKYKSHVKQAIKKPKPWDRVRRQILLGDEKFVSDFEPYLEGVKKKEKLTQKEKVAERPPLRKLFDKVGSKSKNARDRVIRNAHLRYGYTLADIGKVLGLHYSTISKIVNETK; this is translated from the coding sequence ATGCAATATACTTTAGTTATGGCACGACCAATACGCATCGAATACCCTGGCGCTGTTTACTACATCACCAGCAGAGGTAATGCAAACCGACCTATCTTTAAAGATGAACAAGACCGGAAAGACTTTCTTGAATTGTTGGGTCTTTTGGTTGATCGTTTCAAATGGCGCTGTCACGCTTACTGCTTGATGAATAATCATTACCATCTTTTAATTGAAACACCAAAGGGCAATCTCTCGCAAGGAATGCGTCAATTAAATGGTATATACACTCAGAATTTTAATCGGAGGCATCGACGAGCGGGTCATGTCTTTCAGGGAAGGTTTAAGGGTATTCTAATCGACAAGAAAAATTATCTCCTTGATCTCGCCACCCACGTGGTCGTGAATCCAGTTCGCCTGAGAGTGGTGAAATCGCCCGGCAATTACAAATGGAGCAGTTACAAAGCAACCGCCGGTATTGTAAACGCACCTTCATTTTTAACTAACGAGTGGATACTCTCGCAGTTTGGAAAGCAATTGAAGACCGCACATGAGAAATACAAATCCCATGTTAAGCAGGCGATTAAAAAGCCTAAGCCGTGGGATAGAGTAAGAAGACAGATCCTTCTCGGGGATGAAAAATTCGTATCCGATTTTGAGCCTTACCTTGAGGGAGTAAAGAAAAAAGAGAAATTGACACAGAAAGAGAAAGTCGCAGAACGTCCCCCATTGAGGAAATTATTCGACAAAGTTGGTAGTAAGTCCAAGAACGCCAGGGACCGTGTTATACGAAATGCTCATTTGAGATATGGATATACACTAGCAGATATTGGTAAGGTTCTTGGACTACACTATAGTACAATCAGCAAGATAGTAAATGAAACAAAATAA
- a CDS encoding MoxR family ATPase has protein sequence MKFQGTDTYISTRELDLAVNAAITLQRPLLIKGEPGTGKTLLAFEIAKSLNKNLITWHIKSTSTAQQGLYEYDAVSRLRDSQLGYEGVEYIANYIKKGKLWEAFEAEDQVVLLIDEIDKADIEFPNDLLLELDRMEFYCYELQLTVVATHRPIIVITSNNEKELPDAFLRRCFFHYISFPDKETLTAIVNVHYPGLENKLIDSALKLFYDMREIPGLKKRPSTSELIDWLKLLIFGKITSKELSSIDLTKERPPYSGSLLKNEKDHELVEGLKYRFRR, from the coding sequence ATGAAATTTCAGGGTACTGATACATACATTTCAACCAGGGAATTGGATTTGGCGGTGAATGCTGCTATAACACTGCAGAGACCGTTATTAATCAAGGGTGAGCCGGGTACGGGCAAGACACTTTTAGCGTTTGAGATTGCAAAGTCATTAAATAAGAATCTCATTACATGGCATATAAAATCGACTTCAACCGCCCAGCAGGGCCTTTATGAATATGACGCTGTATCGAGGCTGCGAGACTCGCAATTGGGTTACGAGGGAGTAGAATACATCGCCAACTATATAAAGAAGGGAAAACTTTGGGAGGCGTTTGAAGCCGAGGACCAGGTGGTCTTATTGATTGATGAGATTGATAAGGCGGACATAGAATTTCCAAATGATTTGCTTTTAGAGCTGGACAGGATGGAATTTTATTGTTATGAATTGCAACTCACGGTAGTAGCCACGCACCGGCCTATTATTGTAATAACGTCGAATAATGAAAAGGAACTTCCCGATGCTTTTCTAAGGAGGTGCTTTTTCCATTATATTAGTTTTCCAGACAAAGAAACTTTAACAGCTATAGTAAATGTTCATTATCCCGGTCTCGAAAATAAATTGATCGATAGCGCCCTAAAGCTTTTTTATGACATGAGAGAAATCCCAGGATTAAAGAAAAGGCCATCCACAAGTGAACTGATTGACTGGTTGAAGTTACTAATCTTCGGGAAAATTACATCAAAGGAGTTGTCATCTATTGATCTAACCAAGGAAAGGCCACCCTATTCCGGTTCCCTACTCAAGAATGAGAAAGATCATGAACTTGTTGAAGGTTTAAAATATCGGTTTAGAAGGTAG